Proteins co-encoded in one Gossypium arboreum isolate Shixiya-1 chromosome 11, ASM2569848v2, whole genome shotgun sequence genomic window:
- the LOC108473272 gene encoding L-type lectin-domain containing receptor kinase IX.1-like, with translation MANPFSGVFGLLQLLSITFILPCVNSISFNIPRFDSGANNILYQGAARPNVGAVEFNSLTFVCQVGRIIFAESVPIWDSETREVTSFTSHFSFIIDTQGKASSDYSAGLAFFLAPVGSEIPPNSAGGFLGLFNTTTIDSSGNQVVLVEFDTFSNTDWDPEVEHVGININSISSVKYAPWNFSLYSEDTADAWISYNATTRNLSVTWSYQNSSSQGSLSHQIDLTEILPETAIVGFSAATSHRIERHQLVSWEFNSSLERKAIKEKNTNRIRIVIGVAVPLGILVIAGCIGFKILLCWKRRKRSYQYMEGTFGINDDLERGAGPRRFSYKDLVAATNNFSSQRKLGEGGFGAVYKGYINELDTTIAVKKISKGSRQGEKEYVTEVKVISQLRHRNLVQLIGFCHDGGMFLLVYVFMSNGSLDSHLFGKKTPLNWNLRYKAARGVASALLYIHEEWEQCVVHRDIKPSNIMLDSKFNVKLGDFGLARLMDHELGPRTTGLAGTLGYMAPEYIKTGRASRASDVYSFGVVALEIATGRRSVDPIEENSQIGLVEWVWHLYGSGNLFSSVDKRMNAEFDEKQMECLMIVGLWCAHPDSNLRPSIKQVIQVLDFDLGIPNLPSKMPIPTYQEHVASSSSREPILTNSSLEVGR, from the coding sequence ATGGCTAACCCTTTCTCTGGTGTATTTGGTTTACTTCAGCTCCTTTCCATCACTTTCATTCTTCCTTGCGTTAATTCGATTTCCTTTAATATACCTCGTTTCGACTCTGGTGCAAACAACATACTCTACCAGGGTGCTGCGAGGCCTAATGTTGGAGCTGTTGAATTCAATAGTCTCACCTTTGTTTGTCAAGTTGGTAGAATTATCTTCGCTGAAAGTGTACCAATTTGGGATTCTGAGACTAGAGAAGTTACAAGTTTCACCAGTCATTTCTCCTTCATCATTGACACCCAAGGTAAAGCTAGTTCAGACTATTCAGCCGGCCTTGCTTTTTTCCTTGCCCCCGTTGGGAGCGAAATTCCACCGAACTCGGCAGGTGGATTTCTAGGCTTGTTTAACACCACAACCATTGATTCATCTGGGAACCAAGTTGTTCTTGTGGAGTTTGATACTTTCTCCAACACTGACTGGGATCCAGAAGTTGAGCATGTGGGTATCAACATCAACTCGATTTCTTCAGTTAAGTATGCTCCCTGGAACTTTAGTTTGTACAGCGAAGACACTGCTGATGCATGGATTTCTTATAATGCTACTACTAGGAATTTGAGCGTCACTTGGAGTTATCAGAACTCTAGTTCTCAAGGGAGTCTTTCTCACCAAATTGATCTGACGGAGATTCTGCCAGAAACGGCCATAGTAGGGTTTTCAGCCGCTACAAGTCATCGCATAGAGCGGCATCAGCTTGTGTCATGGGAATTTAATTCTAGTTTGGAAAGAAAGGCAATCAAGGAGAAAAACACCAACAGGATCAGAATAGTTATTGGTGTAGCAGTTCCATTGGGTATACTAGTAATCGCGGGGTGTATAGGATTTAAGATTTTATTGTGTTGGAAAAGGAGGAAGAGATCATATCAATATATGGAAGGAACTTTCGGGATTAACGATGACCTTGAAAGAGGGGCTGGACCAAGAAGATTTTCTTACAAAGATCTTGTTGCAGCTACAAACAATTTCTCGAGTCAGAGGAAGTTAGGGGAGGGAGGATTTGGTGCTGTTTATAAAGGGTACATTAATGAGCTAGATACAACAATTGCAGTAAAGAAAATTTCAAAGGGCTCCAGACAAGGGGAAAAGGAGTATGTAACTGAAGTGAAGGTGATTAGCCAGTTAAGACACCGGAATCTAGTGCAACTGATCGGTTTTTGTCATGATGGAGGAATGTTTTTACTTGTCTATGTGTTCATGTCAAATGGTAGCCTTGATTCTCACCTTTTTGGTAAGAAGACTCCTCTCAATTGGAATTTGAGATATAAAGCAGCCCGCGGTGTAGCCTCTGCCTTGCTATATATCCATGAAGAGTGGGAGCAGTGCGTGGTCCATCGTGACATCAAACCAAGCAATATAATGCTAGATTCCAAGTTCAACGTCAAGCTTGGTGACTTCGGATTAGCTCGGCTTATGGACCATGAGCTAGGTCCTCGAACAACAGGGCTGGCAGGTACATTAGGTTACATGGCTCCGGAATACATAAAAACCGGCAGAGCGAGTAGAGCCTCAGATGTGTATAGTTTCGGTGTAGTCGCCTTAGAAATTGCTACAGGGAGAAGGTCGGTTGATCCAATCGAAGAAAACTCACAAATTGGTTTGGTAGAATGGGTTTGGCATCTCTACGGAAGTGGAAACCTTTTTTCTTCGGTGGATAAGAGGATGAATGCAGAATTCGATGAAAAGCAAATGGAGTGTTTGATGATTGTTGGGCTATGGTGTGCTCATCCTGACAGCAACCTCAGACCTTCAATCAAGCAAGTGATTCAAGTTCTTGATTTCGATTTGGGAATCCCAAATCTCCCTTCAAAGATGCCTATTCCAACATACCAAGAACATGTAGCATCAAGCAGTTCACGTGAACCAATTTTAACCAATTCGAGCCTTGAGGTGGGTCGTTAG